A window of Loxodonta africana isolate mLoxAfr1 chromosome 3, mLoxAfr1.hap2, whole genome shotgun sequence genomic DNA:
CGCTGGAGCGGATGACACCTGGGTCTGGGGTGGGTGCGCCCCGGGACCCCGACCTAAACCCTAGCTTCTGCTGCCTTTCCCTGGGGAGACCCCAGGGAGCCACGGGCCCGCCACTGCCCTAAACTTGCCCGTTTCAAAGGAGCGGCCCGGCTGGGTTCTGAGGTGCCAAGAGCTCGGCACCAGGGTCTAGGGTGGGTTTTGCCCCCTCTGCATCGGGGGCCCAGAGAGTGGGCAGGCGGCGGGTCGGGGCCAAAAACAGCGCCCCTGTGAAAACTGCAGGCTGAGCCCAGACACGAACTGGCTACAGGGGCCCAGGGTTGCCTTGGAGACGGACGCACCGCGTCCACCCGCGAGCGCCCAGGGCAAGTACGTAGGTGGTCTTGGGTGCAAATGCTGCCGCCTCCCCCCGCCCTTGCAATCAGCAGTCTGGGCCCACCCCCACCTCACCCCGGAGAAAGCTACATTTGTGAGCCCCAGAAGAGGTGGTCTTGGGGGGCAGAAGTCCCAAGAGCTCTCAGAGTCCCGAACCACGGCATGCTCGGGCCATGGAAGCCGGGAGAGGAGCCCGAAAAttttaaatctttaatttcttttcagGGCTTTTTTTGCTTCCAGAAGGAAAGGAGAGCATAGCTCCGTTGCCTGTCCAAGGCCCGCGGCCCTTGGGGCGAGGCGGGGTTGTCCCTGCCCGTGCCGCGCGGGCGGCCGGGGATTCTCATGCAGCCCCCGGCGGGGCGGACGGGGCGAGGTCCTTATTGCTGAGGTCCAGGCCGGCTCGCGGCGCGGCTGCCGAGCTAGGCGCGCTGGCTGGGCAGCTCCTGGGTGATGAAGCGGCGCAGGCGCTCCAGGTACTGGCTATACAGCTCGATGTCGTTGTGCCCGGCGCCCTCCACCCACAGCGGCTCCACGGCCTTGGGGCAGCGCTCGTAGAGCGCCAGCCCGTGCGAGAAGTCGATCACCTCGTCCTCCGTGCCGTGGATGATGAGCACCGGCGACGTGATCTTGGACACCTTCTCGATGCTGCGGGGCAGGAGCGCGTCAGGCCTCcgcgccctccccctcccccacgcAGGCCCTGTGGCCCCGCCcccgtgcccccccccccccgctcacTTGGGGAAGGCGTCGAAGCAGTAGGTCTTCTTGGTGTCCGGGAAGGCGACGCGCATGCCCGAGGTGAGCGGGGAGTGCAGCACGACGGCGGCGCACTCATAGCGCGAGGCCAGGTCCACGGTGGGCACCGTACCGATGCTCTGCCCGTAAAGGATGATGCTGTCGGGGCTGATGCCGTACCTGGCGGGGGCGGGGCGCGGCGGGGTTAGTGCCGCCAGTCACAGGGCCGCACGCTCACCCCCCCTTCCTCCTGCAGAACTCTTCCATGCCTGCACTCCCCAAGGGTCTCAGGGATCCTCCCTGCCCCCCCCAGCACCTGCGGGGGTGAGCGTGTGGAAGGGCTGCGCTGTGCTCTTCGGACAGGGGAGGCCCTGGTGTCCTCTCCACCCCCACCCTTCACACACAGCCAGACCAGGGCAGACACTGGGAATCCCGTGCCTCCTGATCTGGAAGCAGCGACCGGCCTCTCTGCTCCGGGATTAGAACACCCTTCCGGTCACACCTGGGGTTCCCCACAGACTCTCTGGGCTCCTTCTGCACCCCTGCCCCTTGGCCGTGGGCATCTGAGGGGCAGCCATGCCCAGCGGTCTCCTCGCACAGGGTTGGGCCTGAGCAGTCCTGTGCTTGAGTGCTTAGAACCACCCAGATGAACAGTAGGTAACCTGGGGCTGCAGGGCTGGGGCCCACCTTCTCTCTGAGCACCAGCCCCACGTGGTGGACACGTCCTGGACTCTGAACTTTCCAGAGACCTGCTACCGCCACACCCGGGGGAGTATAGCATCCAGCTTCCCCTTCCAGAACCTGGGACCTGACAGCAGCTGACTCAGCTCCAGGCCACTGGCTGCAAGGGGCCCCATGAGGACACCCCTCCTCCCAGTGGACAAGGGCCAGGGCTAGTTAGGGCCTTGCCTGGGCGACCTGACTCAATCTCAGCACCTGGTCTTCTCCCTTTACCCAAGGCCTCTTCCAagccccaccagctgccctggccACCCTTGGCCTGCTGCCCCAGCTGCCATGGCCACCTGTGCTGAGCTCAAGCCCAGTTGACCACTCAGCTCCAGGCAGGGAGGCCCAAATGCCACCTGGGCATCACAACACCAACCAAGAGAACATGTGCTGATGCGGTGGCCTCTCCCCTAGTCCCATCCCAGCCCCTGAGGCTAAGGGAAGGCCTTTCTGAAGGCCAAAGCTGGCAGACTGATGGAGGTCAGGGCTCTCGGCCACAACAGAGGGGGCATTAGCGAGTGTTCACTGCCTAACTGGAGAAAGGACTAGAAACAGCTGAGAGCAGGAGCACACGGGCACCAGAGGCAGGGCTGGGTGCTGGCAGACCCACAGCCAGGAAGCCCAGGACAAATTCCCAGAGCCACGGCGCCAGGGGATGCTGCTCCTAGGGCCTGCAGCCAGTACGTCGCCATGGCAACTGGGCTGCCACCTCCCGAGGGCCAGCTCTGCTGTGCCACACCTGGTTCCCACCAGAGCAGGTAGAAccggtgtgtgtgtggaggggggcaGGTGCCACCTCCaggagggcaggggctgggcaCAGGATTCAGCCACTGCTGGTCACGAGAACAAGCTATGTGAATCAGTGGGGGGACTTGGTGGCCAGCAGGGCGGGGATGGGGCAGAAAAGAGCTCAAGACTAAGAGTCTGCAGTAAAGCTGGGACAGGCTGAAGTAGCGGCACCGCGGCTCAGTGTGTGGCTGTGAGCAGTGGCCAAGCCTGGAGGGACCTCGCCAACCTGCTGCTGCCAGGACTGTACTGGCATGGGCACCCCAGGAGTCTGCGGCACCCCACAAGCCTGTGTACCCACCCCCGGGTGACCAGAGGTCCTTCCCCACCACTCTGACCCTGCCCAGGGGGGTGCCAGGAATGTCTGCCCCTCCTCCCATGCTAGGGCTCCCATGGCAGGGCACCATACCCGTGTCCTACGCCCAGGGGGTTTGAGGTCTGCCGGGCCTCTGCCTCAGCACCAGCCAACCTGGGCTCCACACATGGAGCACACCTGTTGCCAAGTGAGGGCACAGCAGCCAGGCACCGCCCCTCTGGTGGGTGTCTTCCTGCCCTACCCAGGTGTCCCTAGGTTTGGGCACCTCTCTGAGAATACACTCTAGGCTGACCCCTCCCAGTCGGGAGCTGGGGACTGGCCCCCAGCCCCAGGCTGAGGCAGAGCTGCACAGCCCCTGCCCTGAGGCTTGGGTCTGTCCTGGGGGCAGCACCTGGCCCTGTGGCCCACCTGGTGCGCAGGGCCTGCCAGGCAGCATCGACATCGGCGTAGAGGTTCTTCTCCGAGGGCTTGCCCGAACTGGCGCCGTAGCCGGAGTAGTCGTAGGAGAAGATGTTGCAGCTGATGCGTGTGCCCAGGCCGACGTAGAAGCTGCTCATCTGGCCCAGGTCCACGGCATTGCCGTGCGAGAAGAGCACTGTGTACCTGGGGGCACAGGTCAGGGCGGCCCGCACCCAGGAGGACAGGTCACCACGGTGCGTCCCTCCCGAGAGGTCACACAGCCGGTGGGGAAGGGGGGTGGAGAGGCAGGAGGCTGGGCCACCTCCACCTCTGTGGCTTGTCCCCCTGGCAGGGCAATAGGCACCTGTGCCACAAAGAGCCCCTCCTTCCTCCTGTCCCTTGGACAGGGTCGGCCGACTGAGACTCAGACTTCCCCTCTCTGAAACGGGGTCACTAGGACCATCGGTCCCGTTCTCAGCACAGAGCGGACCTGCAGGGTGATGGGTCATTTTCATCCCTGGGCAGCACCCACGTCTCCTCTGCAGCTGTTCCTTTTGGAGAGGCCTCACCTGCCCGAGGACAGCACAGGCATGCACCCGCTGCTCAGAACCTCCCAGAGTAGGAGGGTGGCATCTGATCAGCTGTCAACCCTCTACTCATGCACAGCTGACAGGAGTCCTGCCCCTCATGCCCTGCTGCCTGGGTCCCAGGGTGGTCCTGTGGGAGCAAAGTCTGCACCAGGTCACGTGAAGGGTAAGGGATGGGCTGGCTGTCCAAGGAAGCCCTGGAGCCTTCCACCCACTGACCCGCCAGCCCCACCCCTGAACCAAACTGGGAAGGCTTGCCCTTTGGACTCAGACCTGGTCTGCCGGGCTCCACCCATGACCCCAGGAGGAGCTGCCCAAGCCCCCAgatgaagacaggcctggtggccCAGGACCTGTGACGCCACCTGGGCCATGTACCCTTGTTAATGTGGACACAGCCATGGTGTCCCAAGCTGCCTGCCAGGATACCAAGGCCTCATTGGGCCCCCAGGACCCGGGAGAGCTTCCTAGGCAGCTGAGCACTGAGACAAAAAAGCTGGCAACCCTGCGGAGCAGGCGGGCAACATGGTCGCTTGGAGCTGCGGCATGGGGTCAGCCAGCCccaccctgagcctcagtttccttatttgggGATCAGGTAAGAACGGTCCCCACCCTTTGGCAGTATGATGCATAGGCAGGGATGGCCAGCTGAACCTCAAGGCTCCCCTCTGTGAAATGGGATCACCAGGACCCTCAGTCACGTTCTCAGTACCCAGTACAGAGCGGACCCATACTGCCTGCAGTGATCATGACCTTTATCCCCCCAGAGGAGTAAGGACAAGCCTGCAGAAGGGGGTCACGCTGACCGGTGTCCCTTAAGACCCTCTGCCCCCGCGGCTCACCTGGCGCCAGGCACACAGCGCACGTACATGCAGGTGACACGGCTGCCCCGGGCGCTCTTGGTCAGGAAGACCTCGATGGTGTCAAGCTCCCGCTGGCTGTACTGAAAGTCAGCCCGCTCAGTCAGGTGCAACTTCCAGCGTCCAGGGGGGCCGGCTGAGGCCCGCAGGGTGCCTGAGGGGGCGACGCCAGCCCCCGGCTCGGGCTCGGGCACCAGCGAGTAGGTAGGCTCTGGTGGCAGGAAGGCGAGCTTGGCAGCGATGCGGCCTGGGCAGGGCGGGCAGCAGAAGAGGCAGCAGAGTTCGCTCACCGACAGGCCGTTCATGGCGGGTGCCGGGCCCCCGCCGACGACGCCGGCCGACCTTGCGCGGCAGGGGGGGTGTGGGGGTGCTCTGAGCCGCGGGCGGGGGGGCGAGCGTCCCCTCGGCCTGCGCCCCAGACAAGAGCCCCGTTAGGAGGCTGCAGCCCGGCCCCATCGCGGTCCACGCCGAGCCCTCGGGAGCCTCGCAGCCGCGCGCCGCCGTACCGTGcagtgggaaaccctgtgggagagAGCAAGATGTGGGCACCTCCGGGCAGGGCACCCCACAGCCCAGCCGCACCCTGTCCTGCCCAGACAGCGGTGCTCCCCTCCGCACAGGGGTCCAGCCACTATCCCCGGGAGGAAGGAGCCCCAAGGACTGCTGACCGTGCGCTGCGCCCTCAGGCTAGCACCCTTCCTGGGCTTGCGCCCTAGGcttagtgtcccccaaaatgcaCGTCCACCTGCAACCCGGAAGGTGGCTTTATTTGGACACAGGGTCTTCACAGATGTGATCGAGTTAAGATGAAGTCACACTGGCCAAGGGTGGGTCCTAGCCCAACACAAGGGTTGTCCTCCTAAGAGACACATGGAGGGAACACGGCCATGCGAAGGCAGACACAGGCAGGAGTGATGGAGCCAATGGCCAAGGACCATCCACAACCCTGGGAAGTGAAGAAATAAGGAGCAGTCCTGCCCTAGAGCACACAGCGGGGGCACAGTCCTGCCGACACGCTGAAtacagacttctggcctccagaggtgtccctgggttgtgcaaactgttaacgcactgggctactaaccaaaaggttggaggtttcagtccacccagaggcctcttggaaggcaggcctggcgatcagcttccaaaaactcagccattaaaaaccctacggagcaacgggctgtctcattatggggagagtacttgggagtgtgtagcaaggtgtatatgggtttttgtgtgagaaactgacttgatttgtaaactttcacttaaaacacaataaaaattatttaacaaaaaaacaaaaaccctacggagcacagtcctactgccacacctggggttgccatgagtcagggtcagctCAGTGGCCAGAACCGtgagacaataaaaaataaaactctgcTGTCCTAAGCCAACCAGTTTGTGGTCGTTTATTCCAGCAGCCCCGGGACACTCAGCTGGGGATCACCAAATCCTGCCCTGGAAGCCACGTTCCTCAGTCCACCCTCCGTGTACAGGGCGTGGTGAGCAGACCCGACCCTCCAGCCACATCCCCGCACACCTCCTGCTCCAGGCCAGGGACCCCCTTGGTCTCCACCATGTTTCTGTGCACAGCACACCCAGActtgccccacccccacctcaggGCAGCCATGTCCACCCACAACCTCAGAATGTGACATTGTTTGGAAATAAGCCATACTGGGTTAGCTGTCGGGTGCCAACAAGTTTTTAactcagagaccccatgtgacagagtacaactgccccgtagggtttcttaggctacgATCTTTACAGGACCAGGTTACCAGCTCTTTGtcacatggagctgctgggtgggttccaactgccaaccttttggttagcagctgagtgcttaatctttGTGCCACTCGGGCTCCTTCACTGGGtcagggtgggccctaaacccaatgacaagggtccttataaggctgtgtaaagacacagagagagacacagagggaagacgtccacgtgaagacagaggcagaggctggGGTATTGCGTCTACAAGACCCAGAACGCCAAGGATTACTGGCAGCCACCACAAGCTGGTAGAGGCCTCCAGAGGGAGCACAACCCTTGATTTGGGACTTCTGGCTTCCGGAAATAGcccaataaatttttgttgtctttGAGCCACTTGTTGCAGCAGCCTTAGGATCTAACACGGGTGTCTGCTTCAGCAGCACCACACGGGGCATCTGTGACTGGGGGCAAGTCACCTGACCCCCGGGGcagcaccacacaggggatctgTGATTGGGGGCAAGTCACCTGACCCCCGGGGcagcaccacacaggggatctgTGACTGGGGGCAAGTCACCCGACCCCTGAGGcagcaccacacaggggatctgTGATTGGGGGCAAGTCACCTGACCCCGGGGGCAGCACCACACAAGGGGTCTATGACTGGGGGCAAGTCACCTGACCCCCAGGGCAGCACCACACAGGGGTTCTGTGACTGGGGGAAGTCATCTGACCCCTGAGGCAGTGCCACACAGGGGTTCTGTGATGGGGGCAAGTCCTCTGACCCCTGGGGTCTCAGTCCCCTCATCTGAACCCCACAGGACTGCTCAGGAAGGTAAATGAGATGACAGGGGCCCAGTGCAGGTCTGGATCAGAGAAGAACACTGGGAAACGATGTCACATTAAACTGAAAACAGCTAAAGggctaaaaaggagccctggcagtgcagttgttaagcactatgctgctaactgaaaggtcagtggtttgaatccacccaggactccgtgggagaaagacctggccatctgctcccataaagattacagcctggaaaaccctatgggacagctctgctctatcatatggggtcgctaggaggtggaattgactcggtggcacccaacaataacaacaaagggcTAAAACAGCTATAGTCGTGTGCAGAGCAGCCAACAGgcaatcacaaaaacaatacGGAGCCCTAAGACAAGTCTACCCACTCGCAGAGAAGAACAAGGGACGGAGACACGCACGCAACCCCGTGTGAGAAGACAGAGCACCGGACACATCTAGCTCTTGGGTCACTGTGTTTGACAACCTCTGGGCTGGAGAGGCACGTACTGAGAGGCAGAAAGAGCCACACGGGACCCGTTCATAGTCTCAGGCCCACAGGAGAGCAAGGGGTCCTGCTGCCACACAGCCACCTCCTCCAAGGCCCAGAAACAGACCTGATCCCCAGACCTGCCACCTGAGACTGGATGCTGGGGGCACACGGCGGCAATCACTATACTGAGGCATGCAAGGAGGCAGCGGGGCAAGCCAGGGGCACTGACAGCTTCAGGGATCCCCCGAGCCCCCAAACAGGATGCAAATTTTATGTGAGACTATTTTTCAGAGAGCATGTAGTCTactgcaaaaaccaaaaccaagcccactgctgcggagttgattccgactcctagagttcccacaggacagagtaaaaccgcccccGCCAGGGTCtcccaggctgtgatcttcacgggagcagacggccacatctttctcctgcggagcagccggtgggtttgagctgccggctttttggttagcagccgagcacttaactgctgcgccaccagggctccttgtagtctACAGCAGACGTTCTTGGATGGAGACGATTCTGCCCCCAGGGGACACTGGGTGATGTGTGGAGACATTCCACTGGGAGGAGGGTGACGCTCTGCTGTGTGGAGTGTGTAGAGGCCACAGGTGCTGCTCCATAccttacagtgcacaggacagccccaccGCAGGGAATGATCCAGCCCCCATGTCAGCAATGCTGGGGTGGAGGGGGACCCTGGGCTACAGCTTTTACCATATGCTCAAAGAGGTCTGGGCCCTAAAAGGTGAAGCTGCAGTGTGCTGAGGGTTCTGGAGTTTGGGGTGGCACCATAGAAGGTCAGTCTGAGAGGAAAGCCTGGCTGAGAGCCCAGTGTGGCAGGTAGGAGGCTCTTGGCAACCTCAGGAACGAAGGGGCACCTGAGGGTGG
This region includes:
- the ABHD17A gene encoding alpha/beta hydrolase domain-containing protein 17A: MNGLSVSELCCLFCCPPCPGRIAAKLAFLPPEPTYSLVPEPEPGAGVAPSGTLRASAGPPGRWKLHLTERADFQYSQRELDTIEVFLTKSARGSRVTCMYVRCVPGARYTVLFSHGNAVDLGQMSSFYVGLGTRISCNIFSYDYSGYGASSGKPSEKNLYADVDAAWQALRTRYGISPDSIILYGQSIGTVPTVDLASRYECAAVVLHSPLTSGMRVAFPDTKKTYCFDAFPNIEKVSKITSPVLIIHGTEDEVIDFSHGLALYERCPKAVEPLWVEGAGHNDIELYSQYLERLRRFITQELPSQRA